In the genome of Desulfuromonas sp. DDH964, one region contains:
- a CDS encoding non-ribosomal peptide synthetase, protein MVSKENIQNLYVLTPLQEGILFHQLREGGRAYFEQARFRLQGVLEPELFRQAWERLAARHDILRTLFVHEKVPRPLQLVLRQAPLDFRFEDLSGLGTARAEERLAEERRADLARPFALPRRPPLRLALFRLGPECHEFLWSFHHILLDGWSLAVLQRDFEALYLELLAGREAQLPPARQFRHYVQWLESRDQQATLDYWRQTLAGYEELASCAATPFLATGYAGGEFELTLEPELGAELRALARSRGATLNSLFRALWALALGACDGREEVVFAATVSGRPPELPGCAEMVGLFINAVPVRALLAPEQTLGGLVDALHQEGARALPHHYASLAEIQAQTPLGAHLLDSLLVFENYPEGEPSRLPFRQVDFGVAEHTNYAVEVQIFPEPVLRLRLRYNRKACPAALPGALQQGLPLLAAALAREPELPLAELFERWRQAGLPRRRPLRLGVAASFTAEELEGYCVAQLRPFGVNAVLRFAGYNQVFTALNDPAGSLRHDCDVALLLARFEDALHDRPAEPEAALATFRQLLFQLLANWPGPAPLLVGLFPVDPALDPQLRQRLQELGSELAEHLAATPGCFPLDLRQSAVRFRVREVFDPSSAQEGHIPFSREFFAAIGSETARACLALAGHSFKVLVVDADNTLWGGICGEVGREGIDTGGGYRALQEFLLARHREGMLLALASKNQAADVLDILDHHPGMLLRREHFASWRIDWNDKPANLRAIAAELGLGSDSFIFLDDSPAECARMLHECPEVLTLQLPAAADRFAPFLDRLWATDKLLLTREDADRPARYQAEQQRRAAEQRCGRDEYLRELALELVLRPAHPAQSERIAQLTQRTNQFNLNLARRTPAQIAEFLAAPGQCGLTLEVNDRFGAYGLTGVVLMQRRADTAEIETWLLSCRVLGRGVEEGLLAALGDWCRTAGIATLGARFVPGPRNGQVADLLRRAGFSALPLEDGACHFSLPTSRLPALAAQLTLRWEEPCTTPEAPPRPLPPTPLQPPSELAADAPEQGESWEPPLLPAGVRHDAYYHPLALANAGQLVARLRWRRPNAAPSPYTPPQTSTEASVCAIFAELLNSPPLGRDDNFFAAGGHSLLAIRVLARLYRELGVQVEVATLFARPTARELAAWLDAAACAGFEPIPRTPAAADYPLSPAQRRLWVLDRLEPGNPAYNIFAVDRIDGPLAPAALQTAFAELVARHEILRTCYRERDGEPRQQVLEAVAFRVPLEDQPDEAAALERCRELALLPFALTDELPLRVRLLRLAPETHLLLFTLHHIAGDGWSLGVLLKEFLLLYRAACAGVPAELPPPALQYRDFAAWQNARLADGTLESARSYWRAQLADPPPALPLATDFPRPLRPDGRGGVIAATFDAALTRRLNDLAVAQGATLFMVLQALLRVLLYRYTMQREQIIGTVSAGRTHPELEEQVGFYVNTLALRETLAPEEDFLTLLQRVKTTTLVAFAHQDYPFDRLVDELRLPRDTARAPLFDVLLVLQNNEAPLFAVDGLRIAPLELPEQTSRFDLSFLFAPQGEELGLQINYASALFEAATVAALAGHLQQLARSLSAAPQEAVGRAQLLCGEERERLLALSRGPCRPLPEGLTVIDLIRDQARRRPQAPALIAGEEGWSYRELDQISDRMAATLVAGHGVTPGSRVALHCSRGPWTVLAALAVLKAAAVYLPIDARYPQERIALLARDAAPVLVIRCAETDAPPWPQSGPSVTARQLAEGDAAPLPRPPRPEEAAYVIYTSGSTGRPKGVVVPHRGILNLAREQGAAFGLEEDDRVLLFASPGFDASVSEIFVTLANGAALVCPVEADLRDRARLIALLHRQQVTVATFPPSYLAHFGVTDLAGLKTLVTAGESPRAQQVQEFAPRLRYLNAYGPTENTVCATLYPVAATQPIPEPLPIGRPIANVNCYLLDDQGELVPDGVVGELALGGSALADGYLGQAELTARAFAASPALPGERLYRSGDLARRGSDGELRFLGRRDDQVKVRGYRIELEEVRQALATHPQLRDAAVVPVGKAGIYSSLLAAYVAAEPAPGSAELRAFLAARLPAFMVPEQLLAVAQLPLNRHGKLDGTALLALAQPSAKVTAPPQTPAEKLVAASFARVLNCGAVDREGHFFDLGGNSLSALRLPDLLRPQFPTATVADLFLHPRVCALAAALQSGANHPESGVGTDVFLFPSIDSLFSPISARIAAALAPRRVLPLEFSPGGFAEYCETVVRDRMTLPEKTLFLGYSGGGNFAFEVARRLGARAPRALLLVDSWIFEEPPTPDDYLGWYRQLCREQGLTDDSERLAGYIATLPPCCEPEPVASDIILITSSDPEPANGRCHRRWSGKTRGDCQTLTGSGAHIDMFAPGHFQLNLQTAKGIIDGLFKV, encoded by the coding sequence ATGGTAAGCAAGGAGAACATTCAGAATCTCTACGTTTTGACACCCCTGCAGGAAGGGATTCTTTTCCATCAGCTGCGGGAGGGGGGACGCGCCTATTTCGAACAGGCCCGCTTCCGGTTGCAGGGTGTGCTGGAGCCGGAGCTGTTTCGCCAGGCCTGGGAGCGCCTCGCCGCTCGTCACGACATTCTGCGCACCCTCTTCGTCCACGAAAAAGTTCCCCGACCGCTGCAACTGGTCCTGCGCCAGGCCCCCCTCGATTTCCGCTTTGAGGATCTCTCCGGCCTCGGCACCGCCCGGGCCGAGGAACGCCTGGCGGAGGAACGCCGGGCCGACCTCGCCCGTCCCTTCGCGTTGCCGCGCCGCCCGCCGCTGCGCCTGGCCCTGTTCCGACTTGGCCCCGAATGCCATGAATTCCTCTGGAGTTTCCACCACATCCTCCTCGATGGCTGGAGCCTCGCCGTCCTTCAGCGCGACTTCGAAGCCCTCTATCTCGAGCTGCTGGCCGGCCGCGAAGCGCAACTGCCGCCGGCCCGGCAATTCCGCCACTACGTTCAGTGGCTGGAGAGCCGGGACCAGCAGGCCACCCTCGATTACTGGCGTCAAACCCTCGCCGGTTATGAGGAACTCGCCTCCTGCGCCGCCACCCCCTTTTTGGCGACCGGCTATGCCGGAGGCGAGTTCGAACTGACCCTGGAGCCGGAGCTCGGCGCCGAATTGCGCGCCCTCGCCCGCAGCCGCGGGGCGACCCTGAACAGCCTGTTCCGGGCGCTCTGGGCCCTGGCGCTGGGCGCCTGCGACGGCAGGGAGGAGGTGGTTTTCGCCGCCACCGTCTCCGGCCGGCCGCCGGAGCTGCCCGGCTGCGCGGAAATGGTCGGACTGTTCATCAACGCCGTGCCGGTGCGGGCCCTGCTGGCGCCGGAGCAGACCCTCGGCGGACTGGTCGATGCCCTGCACCAGGAGGGGGCCCGGGCTCTGCCCCATCACTACGCTTCTCTGGCCGAAATCCAGGCCCAGACCCCGCTGGGCGCCCACCTCCTCGATTCCCTGCTGGTCTTCGAAAATTATCCGGAAGGGGAACCAAGCCGGCTCCCCTTTCGCCAGGTCGATTTTGGCGTCGCCGAGCACACCAACTACGCCGTCGAGGTCCAGATCTTTCCCGAACCGGTACTGCGACTGCGGCTGCGCTACAACCGCAAGGCCTGTCCCGCGGCCCTCCCCGGAGCGTTGCAGCAGGGACTGCCGCTCCTCGCCGCAGCCCTGGCCCGGGAACCGGAGCTGCCCCTGGCCGAGCTTTTCGAACGCTGGCGCCAGGCGGGATTGCCGCGGCGCCGTCCGCTGCGGCTGGGGGTGGCCGCCAGCTTCACCGCGGAGGAACTGGAGGGCTATTGCGTCGCCCAGTTGCGCCCCTTCGGCGTCAATGCAGTATTGCGTTTCGCCGGCTACAACCAGGTTTTTACCGCGCTCAACGATCCGGCCGGCAGCCTGCGCCACGACTGCGACGTCGCCCTGCTGCTGGCCCGTTTCGAGGATGCGCTGCACGACCGGCCGGCCGAGCCGGAAGCGGCCCTGGCCACCTTTCGCCAGCTGCTGTTTCAGCTCCTCGCTAACTGGCCGGGACCGGCGCCGCTGCTGGTCGGCCTCTTCCCCGTCGACCCGGCTCTCGATCCGCAGCTGCGACAACGGCTGCAGGAACTCGGCAGCGAACTCGCCGAGCACCTGGCGGCCACCCCCGGCTGCTTCCCCCTCGACCTGCGCCAGAGCGCGGTCCGCTTCCGGGTGCGGGAGGTTTTCGATCCGAGCAGCGCCCAGGAAGGGCATATCCCCTTCAGCCGCGAGTTTTTCGCCGCCATCGGCAGCGAGACCGCCCGCGCCTGCCTCGCCCTGGCCGGCCACTCCTTCAAGGTGCTGGTCGTCGATGCCGATAACACCCTGTGGGGGGGGATCTGCGGCGAAGTCGGCCGGGAGGGGATCGACACCGGCGGCGGTTATCGCGCCCTGCAGGAGTTCCTCCTTGCTCGCCACCGGGAGGGGATGCTCCTCGCCCTGGCGAGCAAGAACCAGGCGGCGGATGTCCTGGATATCCTCGATCACCACCCCGGCATGCTGCTGCGCCGGGAGCATTTCGCCAGCTGGCGCATCGACTGGAACGACAAGCCGGCCAACCTGCGTGCCATCGCCGCCGAGCTCGGGCTGGGGAGCGACAGTTTCATTTTCCTCGACGACAGCCCCGCCGAATGCGCCCGGATGCTGCACGAATGCCCGGAGGTGCTGACCCTGCAGCTCCCTGCCGCCGCCGACCGGTTCGCTCCTTTTCTAGACCGGCTCTGGGCCACCGACAAACTGCTGCTCACCCGGGAAGACGCCGACCGGCCGGCCCGCTACCAGGCCGAACAGCAACGCCGTGCCGCGGAGCAGCGTTGCGGACGGGATGAATATTTGCGGGAGCTCGCCCTGGAGCTGGTGCTGCGACCGGCCCATCCGGCCCAGTCCGAGCGCATCGCCCAACTGACCCAGCGCACCAATCAGTTCAACCTCAACCTCGCCCGGCGCACGCCGGCGCAGATTGCAGAATTCCTCGCCGCCCCCGGCCAGTGCGGCCTGACTCTGGAGGTCAACGACCGCTTCGGCGCCTACGGCCTGACCGGAGTGGTGCTGATGCAGCGCCGCGCCGACACGGCTGAGATCGAGACCTGGCTGCTCAGCTGCCGGGTTCTCGGCCGCGGCGTCGAGGAAGGGCTCCTCGCCGCCCTCGGCGACTGGTGCCGGACCGCAGGGATCGCCACCCTCGGTGCCCGCTTCGTCCCCGGCCCCCGCAATGGCCAGGTGGCCGACCTGTTGCGCCGCGCCGGCTTTTCCGCTCTCCCGCTGGAAGATGGTGCCTGCCATTTCTCTCTGCCGACCAGCAGGCTGCCGGCGCTGGCCGCCCAGCTGACCCTGCGCTGGGAGGAGCCCTGCACCACGCCCGAAGCACCGCCGCGGCCGCTGCCGCCCACGCCCCTCCAGCCGCCGTCGGAACTGGCCGCCGACGCCCCGGAGCAGGGAGAGTCCTGGGAGCCGCCCCTCCTACCCGCCGGGGTGCGCCATGACGCCTACTACCATCCACTCGCCCTGGCGAACGCCGGCCAGCTGGTGGCACGGCTGCGTTGGCGGCGTCCGAACGCGGCCCCAAGCCCCTATACCCCCCCCCAGACTTCGACAGAAGCCAGCGTCTGTGCGATCTTCGCCGAGCTTCTCAACAGCCCGCCCCTCGGGCGCGACGACAACTTCTTTGCGGCCGGCGGCCACAGCCTCCTCGCCATTCGGGTCCTGGCCCGCCTCTACCGGGAGCTGGGGGTGCAGGTCGAGGTGGCGACCCTGTTTGCCCGGCCGACCGCCCGGGAGCTCGCCGCCTGGCTCGATGCCGCCGCGTGCGCCGGTTTCGAACCGATCCCGCGTACTCCGGCCGCCGCCGACTACCCCCTCTCCCCGGCCCAGCGCCGCCTCTGGGTCCTCGACCGCCTGGAGCCGGGCAACCCGGCCTACAATATCTTCGCTGTCGATCGCATCGACGGCCCCCTCGCGCCGGCCGCCCTGCAAACCGCCTTCGCCGAGCTGGTCGCCCGTCACGAGATCCTGCGCACCTGCTACCGGGAGCGGGACGGCGAGCCCCGTCAGCAGGTCCTGGAGGCGGTCGCCTTCCGCGTACCGCTGGAGGACCAGCCAGACGAAGCGGCGGCCCTTGAGCGCTGCCGGGAGCTGGCACTGCTCCCCTTCGCGCTGACCGACGAGCTGCCGCTGCGGGTGCGGCTGCTGCGCCTCGCTCCCGAGACCCACCTGCTCCTCTTCACCCTCCACCATATCGCTGGCGACGGCTGGTCGCTGGGGGTGCTGCTCAAGGAATTCCTCCTCCTCTACCGCGCCGCTTGCGCCGGAGTTCCGGCCGAGCTGCCGCCACCGGCCCTGCAGTATCGCGACTTCGCCGCCTGGCAGAACGCCCGCCTCGCCGATGGCACGCTGGAGTCGGCGCGCTCTTACTGGCGAGCGCAGTTGGCCGATCCGCCGCCGGCGCTGCCGCTGGCGACCGACTTTCCCCGGCCGCTGCGCCCCGACGGCCGTGGCGGGGTGATCGCTGCCACCTTCGACGCTGCCCTGACCCGCCGCCTCAACGACCTCGCCGTCGCCCAGGGCGCCACCCTCTTCATGGTTCTGCAGGCGCTGCTGCGGGTGCTGCTCTACCGCTACACCATGCAGCGCGAGCAGATCATCGGCACCGTCAGCGCCGGCCGCACTCACCCCGAACTGGAGGAGCAGGTCGGCTTCTACGTCAATACCCTCGCCCTGCGTGAGACCCTCGCCCCCGAGGAGGATTTTCTCACTCTGCTGCAACGGGTTAAAACAACGACCCTGGTGGCCTTCGCCCACCAGGACTACCCCTTCGACCGCCTGGTCGATGAACTGCGCCTCCCTCGCGACACGGCCCGCGCCCCCCTCTTCGACGTGCTGCTGGTGCTGCAGAATAACGAGGCGCCCCTCTTCGCCGTCGACGGCTTGCGCATCGCGCCGCTGGAACTCCCTGAGCAGACCAGCCGTTTCGATCTCTCCTTCCTCTTTGCCCCGCAGGGAGAGGAGCTGGGGTTGCAGATCAACTACGCCAGCGCTCTCTTCGAGGCCGCTACGGTCGCCGCCCTGGCCGGCCACCTGCAGCAGCTCGCCCGCTCTTTGAGCGCCGCGCCGCAGGAGGCCGTCGGCCGGGCGCAACTTTTGTGTGGTGAGGAGCGTGAGCGGCTGCTGGCCCTCTCCCGCGGCCCGTGCCGACCGCTGCCGGAGGGGCTCACGGTGATCGATCTGATCCGCGACCAGGCCCGCCGTCGGCCGCAGGCGCCGGCGCTCATCGCCGGGGAGGAGGGCTGGAGCTACCGGGAGCTCGACCAGATCAGTGACCGGATGGCGGCGACCCTGGTCGCTGGGCACGGCGTGACGCCGGGCAGCCGGGTCGCTCTGCACTGCAGCCGCGGACCCTGGACGGTGCTGGCGGCCCTGGCGGTCCTCAAGGCGGCGGCGGTCTACCTCCCCATCGACGCCCGCTATCCGCAGGAGCGCATCGCCCTGCTCGCGCGCGATGCCGCACCGGTGCTGGTCATCCGCTGTGCCGAGACGGACGCGCCGCCCTGGCCGCAGAGCGGCCCCTCCGTCACCGCCCGGCAGCTGGCGGAAGGGGACGCCGCGCCGCTGCCGCGACCGCCGCGGCCGGAGGAGGCCGCCTATGTGATCTACACCTCCGGCTCGACCGGACGTCCCAAGGGGGTCGTGGTCCCCCACCGCGGCATCCTCAATCTGGCCCGGGAACAGGGCGCGGCCTTCGGCCTGGAGGAAGACGACCGGGTGCTCCTCTTCGCCTCCCCCGGTTTCGACGCCTCGGTTTCAGAGATCTTCGTCACCCTGGCCAACGGCGCCGCCCTGGTCTGCCCGGTCGAAGCCGACCTTCGCGACCGCGCGCGGCTGATCGCCCTGCTGCACCGCCAGCAGGTGACCGTTGCCACTTTCCCTCCTTCCTATCTGGCCCACTTCGGCGTCACCGACCTGGCCGGGCTGAAAACCCTGGTCACCGCCGGCGAGAGTCCCCGCGCCCAGCAGGTCCAGGAGTTCGCCCCCCGGCTGCGCTACCTCAACGCCTACGGCCCTACCGAGAATACCGTCTGCGCCACCCTCTACCCGGTCGCGGCGACCCAGCCGATCCCCGAGCCCCTCCCCATCGGCCGCCCCATCGCCAATGTCAACTGCTATCTGCTCGACGACCAGGGGGAGCTCGTCCCCGACGGCGTCGTCGGCGAACTCGCGCTCGGCGGCAGCGCCCTGGCCGACGGCTATCTCGGCCAGGCAGAGCTGACCGCCCGCGCCTTCGCCGCCAGCCCGGCCCTGCCGGGGGAGCGCCTCTACCGCAGCGGCGATCTCGCCCGGCGCGGCAGCGACGGCGAGCTCCGCTTTCTCGGTCGCCGCGACGACCAGGTCAAGGTCCGCGGCTACCGCATCGAACTGGAGGAGGTCCGCCAGGCCCTCGCCACCCATCCGCAGCTGCGCGACGCGGCGGTGGTGCCGGTGGGGAAGGCGGGGATCTACAGCAGCCTGCTGGCCGCCTACGTCGCCGCCGAGCCGGCGCCGGGCAGCGCCGAGCTGCGCGCCTTTCTCGCCGCACGCCTCCCCGCCTTCATGGTGCCGGAGCAGCTGCTGGCGGTGGCGCAGCTCCCCCTCAACCGCCACGGCAAACTGGACGGCACCGCCCTGCTGGCGCTGGCGCAACCGTCGGCGAAGGTCACGGCGCCGCCGCAGACGCCCGCCGAGAAGCTGGTCGCCGCCAGCTTCGCCCGCGTCCTGAATTGCGGTGCCGTCGACCGTGAAGGACATTTTTTCGACCTCGGCGGCAACTCGCTGAGTGCCCTGCGCCTTCCCGACCTGCTGCGACCCCAGTTCCCGACGGCCACTGTCGCCGACCTCTTTCTGCACCCGCGGGTCTGCGCCCTGGCCGCGGCGCTGCAATCGGGCGCCAACCACCCAGAATCCGGGGTTGGTACCGACGTTTTCCTCTTTCCGTCCATCGACAGCCTCTTTTCGCCCATCAGCGCCCGAATCGCCGCGGCCCTGGCGCCGCGCCGCGTTCTTCCCCTCGAATTTTCCCCGGGGGGATTTGCCGAGTACTGCGAAACGGTGGTTCGCGACCGTATGACCCTCCCCGAAAAGACTCTCTTCCTCGGTTATTCGGGGGGCGGCAACTTCGCCTTCGAGGTCGCCCGCCGTCTCGGGGCCCGGGCGCCGCGGGCGCTGTTGCTGGTCGACTCCTGGATCTTCGAGGAGCCACCGACGCCGGACGACTACCTGGGCTGGTACCGGCAACTCTGCCGTGAGCAGGGGCTCACCGACGATTCCGAACGGCTCGCCGGCTATATCGCCACCCTCCCCCCCTGCTGTGAGCCGGAACCAGTGGCCAGTGACATCATCCTCATCACTTCCAGCGATCCGGAGCCTGCCAACGGCCGCTGCCACCGCCGCTGGTCCGGCAAGACCCGGGGGGACTGCCAGACGCTAACCGGTTCCGGTGCCCATATTGACATGTTCGCTCCGGGTCATTTTCAGCTCAACCTGCAAACCGCAAAGGGGATCATCGATGGACTCTTCAAAGTCTAG